From the genome of Agelaius phoeniceus isolate bAgePho1 chromosome 24, bAgePho1.hap1, whole genome shotgun sequence:
TGTCTTCATcagttttatttgcttttctcatCAGAGCACTGAGTCATATGTTTAGGGCAGCCATGGCCTTGACCAGGGTGACATGGCTGGCTGCTTCTGTCTCTGTCCTGGTGTCTGCACTGTCCCTCTTGGTGGCCAGGACCTTCTGCCGGTGCCTCTCCTCCTGCCGCTTCTTCTTCTCCAGccgctgctgctccttcctttgcttcttggccacctggaaGGGAAGGATGAAAACACAAAGTTCAAACCACACGTGCTCTGCTCAGCCAGGGAAGAGTAATAAAGGAGACAAGCAGATAGCAAGGCAGCTGCCAGAGGACATTCCTAACTATTTATCAGGACTTTATTCCAAGTTGTTTAGGGAAGAGTGCTGCATGTCACCAGGAAATGTTTGTGGCAGAGCACTCACAGCTGCAACAGTGACAAAATGCAGTGAGCAGAAGCTCTTTTTAACTGAAAGGAgaagagagctgctggggaagcaATGCTAAGGCATCCCCCAGTCATTGAGGGGTGCTCACATTGCTGCCAAACCCCTCACACACCTTTGGGTTTCTGCTGGCTTGGTTCTCTTCCCTAGATCCAGCTTGTCCCTTGTTGCTCTCTGCTTCACCTTGATGCAAGCTCTGATTTCCAAAGATTCTTGAACCAGTTCCATTTTCTTCCCACAGTGTCCTGCTGCAGGatttctgctccctccccaggggctcctgctgctcctcagcaccTGCCAACAGCAGAGGTTTCCTCAGACATGCTCTACCCAGGAGCTGTTGCACTGTCAGCCAATTCTTTTCCCCAGAAATCCTGGGGCTTTTTGGAAGCTGGATTGAAGCTGCCCTCACTAACAACCTTCCTGAGCACAGGAGGCTGAAGTGGCAGCACACAAACCCCacctctcctgctcctgtccccaaCACCAACACCACAGTCACCAAAGCCCCAGGTGACAAACTGTGCACTCACCTATTCCTTCCCCTTCCTTCATCTGCAAGATGGCAAATATTGCAGACTCCACGTTGTAGTCCTCCACCTCAAGAACGTGGCTTACTAAATCCATGTCCTGTCCACAAGAGGGGAAGGAGAACACTGAGGAAGTTCAAATCTCTGACCCACATACACTTAACACCTGCACCACTGAAAGGGGGCTGCTGCTTTTATGATCATTCAGTTGGTCTGTGCTTCATTTCTGAAAGGGTGAGGGGGGAAAACCTTAAATTCCTGAAGCTATcagaaaaaatcttaaattcCTGAAGCTATCAGAAAAAGCTTACACTGAAAAGAGCTATGCTTCCCTCTTGGCCCTTTCTGTTCTATGCACCTGCACAGTGCCAACAGCCAAGAGTCACAGATTATCCAATTATCTGGGATCTTCAATACCCCCAAAGGATTTCAGAACTTAGAGGATTTGTTTCCAAGTGAATTTTTATGAGAGCCTCAAGACAAACCTTCCAAAATTATCAAGTATCCACAAAAAAGTTGGTATTTCACCTGCATTTAAGGGCTGATTCTAGGATGAGATGCACCCTGACTGATGGCCATGGTTTGTACAAGATGTACAAGTTTGTACAAGATGAGTGGTTTTTACAAATTTTCCCAGGACTACTTCCATGTATCAAGGTTTGAACATTAAGCCCAGAATGGCTCCTTGATACTTACTGAACACCCAGTTGCACTGCACACTTTTTGTACAGCATCTTCCATCTCCACCTCAGTCTCATCTTCGGAGTTGCCCTTCTGTGGCTTCACTTCCTCTGCCTTATTGGAATCGTTCTTGCAAAGCATCTGAAGAAGAGCAAAGCCCAGCAGatcacacagagcacacacccAGCAGATCACACAAGCATGCAATCCAACAAAGTCTGACATCCTAGCAACAGTAATCATCATGGCACACTTTTCTTGGGAACATCCCGTGTCAAACCCTCTTGGAAACTGTGTAACTTCCACCATGGCTGAGAGCTTCCCATCTCCTGCATTGCTGAACAAACTCCAGTGCACTACAACGTCATGAATCACAATAAATGAgcttttaaatttaatattttcaataCAATACCACACCTCAGCTGTGTGCAGAGAACCTCAAGCACAGCACAATTACTCCTCAACATCAAAAAAGGAGATATGAGGAAGACAACTACATCCAGCTCTGTTGCATTTCTAgctctttcctcccttccttctgtTTTTTCATTTGAGGTGCACGATTGCATCATTTAGATGAAGTTGCTTCCAAACAGCCCACATCACAGCATCAGCTTTGATTCCATTTCCAGCCCAGAGGCTGAATCCTCCTTCACAGCCCCTCTGAGAGAGCCAGCAGCATGAGCTACAACCTCAGGGCTTTGCTCTCCCAGCACAACACGGTGACCCcgctcctccctccctcccaaatGAGAGTGGAAATCAAGAGGCAGCATTGCCCAGCCCCGtgtgccacccccagctgcTCATTCCAGCAGAGCCCACCTCCATCCGAAGGTGGGCCGGCGCCTCCGAGTCATCGCTGAGCCTGCGGACGCTGTCGTAGTGCTCCCCGTGCCTGTAGGCGATGTGCAGCTCCCTGGCGCCGCTCCTGTCCGTGCCCCGGATCtcaacaaaagaaacaaactgCAAATGAGCATTTGGAATCAGCTTCAGCACCTGATTTCTCAGAGTATTCGTTTTTTGCAGCGATGGCAAACACCAGGAAGGAGGCAAGTGCGTGGCTGCTGAGCATTTGAagcaggaagagaaggaggTACGAAAGCCAGATGTAAAATATCGGGCACTTACATCAGAACAAACAAAACGtggaatgaaaatatttttctggaaaGCTCAGAACTATTTCCTGAACTTTCCTCAGGAGCTATCTGTTTTCTGATCATCTTCCCAGAACCAGCTTCAGCAAGATCTCCCAGGGAATGTACCATGTCATTTTACTCTCAAATATGAGGGAAGAGAGGCCATTCAAGTGACAGCAACAGTGGAAACAGTCACTCAGAGTAAATTTTGATGTTGGGACAAGATGCTGTTTTAACAGCATTCCAAGcagctgtgttttgtttttaaaaaaaagcaaatccatgaaaatatattaacTCCATTCAGGAGCACTGTTTAACAACCAAatgttgctttgctttgtcaGCACCAAGTTACAgcaatttccacagaaaattccTGCTCTGAGTATTATCTGTACTGATGTGAGAATAGTTCCTACCCTGATTATCAGTGTCTCAAACTATTAGATAAGAGTTATACAGcattccagctcctgccaggaatGCAGAAAATCCCACTGCACTTGCAGACCAGCTTGGCTTGACCTGCCAGCCCAAGTTCACCCAAAGCTCTCCAGACGTCAGCAAGCAAAGGACCAGaactccttgctcagggctccagAGTTTCCCAACCCTTTTACGTCTGTGAACTGCCTTATCTCAGCTCCCAGACCACCCACCAAGGCACCtttcagccctgcctgcagtcTGTGCTGCACTAATGACATCAGGTTTTTCCAACAAATAATTCTCCATTcatctattttatattttaccCTTGCTCACCTTCAGGTTCCAATTCAACACTTGGTTACACTTAACTCCTGCTTTCTATTCTATTAAATTATTCCACTGCAGAAACTTGctaagatttattttaaacatttctccTCTGCCAGAGCTTGAATAGGTATCTAACAACTCCCAAAGCTCTTGAAAGATTTGAAAATGAGCCAATTTAGCTCTCATTAGGGAAGCCTCTTTCCACTCTGGAGTGGGCCCAGAAGAGGCCACCATATTGAtttagagggatggagcagctctcctatgaggaaaggctgggagaattgggattgtccagcttggagaagagaaggctccagggtgACCTAAGTGTgaccttccagtgcctgaagaaGCTGACAGGAAAGATGAAGAGAGACTGTGGGCAAGGGCCTGGAGTGTCAGGACAAAGAGGAATGgcttccactgccagagggcaggatTAGATGgggtattgggaaggaattcctccctgtgagggtgggcaggccctggcacaggtgcccagagcagctgtggctggccctggatccctggcagtgcccaagtccaggctggaaagggcctggagcagcctgggacagtggaaggtgtccctgccatggcaggggtggcactgaatgagctttaaggtccctcccaacccaaaccaacccaggATCCTCTCATTCTATGAACACACTAAAACTGGTACGTAAATTAGAGCTGCAGATtaaaaacagagaggaaaaaaacaagccTGTTATCCAAAAagccaataaataaataacctaCAAATCTCAGCTAACTTCAGTCTACAGTTGAACTCCAtgattttaaaggtcttttccaactttaacAATTCTATAACTTACAGTCACTATCAAAAAAGTTAAGGGGTGTTCAAAGACCAAACAATTCCATACAGAGATGTCCACCTGCAAAGAGCTTTTCATGATGGTACAACTACTCACAGTTCTCCTAACTCACACCATTCTCAAGGGCCTGAGACAACCCTTCACTAACAGCACTGCTCAGGCAGGACAGAACCTCATCACAAACTCTGTACTGACACCCTGACATGGGCACTGAGAGGAGATGAAAGAATCAAGGACAACAAAACTGCAGTAAGTGATAACACTGAGGAACAACACATGAAAACCACCCCTGTGACCTCCCCTGCAGGTACTTCACCCACCTGTCCCTCTGCCCATGGCTACCCATAAATGAGAGTTTAAAACTTGTTTCATTTCAGGAATCCACGTGAGGCTGTTTTAAATGCAGTTAAGATGTTACTGACAGCTTTCATCTGGTTTTTTATCTTTATTGCCCTGTTTAATCTATACACTTCATTGGTTCTGTCTGTAAATAGAGGCCAGAAACAATCCTGGCTTGAATACAGGTTCTCATTCACAGACCAGGCTGACTGAGCATGGACCCATTCCACCTGCCatggaaaaacaacaacaaagagaaaacaaggGACCTGATGGATTACTTGTTTCAGTGT
Proteins encoded in this window:
- the OTUD3 gene encoding OTU domain-containing protein 3 isoform X1 — protein: MSRKQAGKARPAPAARKGRRPRHCPAGPAPGPAAGASGGLAGQLRALGLKLREVPGDGNCLFRALGDQLEGHSRNHLRHRQETVQFMVRQRADFEPFVEDDVPFDKHVANLAKPGTFAGNDAIVAFARNNQMNVVIHQLNTPLWQFVSFVEIRGTDRSGARELHIAYRHGEHYDSVRRLSDDSEAPAHLRMEMLCKNDSNKAEEVKPQKGNSEDETEVEMEDAVQKVCSATGCSDMDLVSHVLEVEDYNVESAIFAILQMKEGEGIGAEEQQEPLGREQKSCSRTLWEENGTGSRIFGNQSLHQGEAESNKGQAGSREENQASRNPKVAKKQRKEQQRLEKKKRQEERHRQKVLATKRDSADTRTETEAASHVTLVKAMAALNI
- the OTUD3 gene encoding OTU domain-containing protein 3 isoform X2; amino-acid sequence: MSRKQAGKARPAPAARKGRRPRHCPAGPAPGPAAGASGGLAGQLRALGLKLREVPGDGNCLFRALGDQLEGHSRNHLRHRQETVQFMVRQRADFEPFVEDDVPFDKHVANLAKPGTFAGNDAIVAFARNNQMNVVIHQLNTPLWQIRGTDRSGARELHIAYRHGEHYDSVRRLSDDSEAPAHLRMEMLCKNDSNKAEEVKPQKGNSEDETEVEMEDAVQKVCSATGCSDMDLVSHVLEVEDYNVESAIFAILQMKEGEGIGAEEQQEPLGREQKSCSRTLWEENGTGSRIFGNQSLHQGEAESNKGQAGSREENQASRNPKVAKKQRKEQQRLEKKKRQEERHRQKVLATKRDSADTRTETEAASHVTLVKAMAALNI
- the OTUD3 gene encoding OTU domain-containing protein 3 isoform X3 yields the protein MNCLFRALGDQLEGHSRNHLRHRQETVQFMVRQRADFEPFVEDDVPFDKHVANLAKPGTFAGNDAIVAFARNNQMNVVIHQLNTPLWQFVSFVEIRGTDRSGARELHIAYRHGEHYDSVRRLSDDSEAPAHLRMEMLCKNDSNKAEEVKPQKGNSEDETEVEMEDAVQKVCSATGCSDMDLVSHVLEVEDYNVESAIFAILQMKEGEGIGAEEQQEPLGREQKSCSRTLWEENGTGSRIFGNQSLHQGEAESNKGQAGSREENQASRNPKVAKKQRKEQQRLEKKKRQEERHRQKVLATKRDSADTRTETEAASHVTLVKAMAALNI